One stretch of Cheilinus undulatus linkage group 5, ASM1832078v1, whole genome shotgun sequence DNA includes these proteins:
- the adra2b gene encoding alpha-2B adrenergic receptor gives MASGPDIGCSLELSGWNSSTSSSGASIPCNQSILKLAPYSPEATAAFATAITLMAAFTIVGNIMVIIAVLTSRSLRGPQNLFLVSLAAADILVATLVIPFSLANELLGYWYFKSLWCEIYLALDVLFCTSSIVHLCAISLDRYLSISRVTYGRQRTPKRIKAAIVVVWLISAIISFPPLLSLNKSEGGDPGSERGPQCQLNDERWYILYSTIGSFFAPCLIMILVYVRIYQIAKQRTRCPPGEPRKDGVGSSTPSQPPKHVQANGKDEEESTPPSLNKHSNDRPPTLAITANSAPEETPTSQNPNNLLQPPSPSLPMTPVTTSLNPSPHAPSTPSSVPPSAPAKTKKEKKKKAKQGKKKADNNNGDSSSTDSDMEHSHGGGQGSTSMPGSPAGGGIHSPASVKRYRDMMATSKGSRLVPGRKSKTDNNPGAARRKAMVNREKRFTFVLAVVIGVFVVCWFPFFFSYSLQAVCPETCAIPDPLFKFFFWIGYCNSSLNPVIYTIFNKDFRKAFKKILCRSTKGTFF, from the coding sequence ATGGCTTCGGGTCCAGACATTGGTTGCTCTCTGGAGCTGAGCGGCTGGAACAGCAGCACGAGCAGCTCCGGAGCCTCCATCCCCTGCAACCAGAGCATCCTGAAGCTCGCCCCTTACTCCCCTGAAGCTACGGCGGCCTTCGCCACCGCCATCACCCTGATGGCCGCCTTCACCATCGTGGGAAACATCATGGTTATCATTGCCGTCCTGACCAGCCGCTCCCTCCGAGGTCCCCAGAATCTCTTCTTAGTGTCTCTGGCTGCTGCAGACATTTTAGTGGCCACACTTGTCATCCCCTTCTCCCTGGCCAATGAGCTGCTGGGCTACTGGTACTTTAAGTCTCTGTGGTGTGAGATCTACCTGGCACTGGATGTGCTCTTCTGCACCTCCTCCATTGTGCACCTGTGTGCTATCTCTCTGGACCGCTACCTGTCCATCTCCAGGGTCACCTATGGGCGTCAGCGGACACCCAAACGCATCAAAGCCGCCATAGTGGTGGTGTGGCTCATCTCTGCCATCATCTCCTTCCCTCCACTGCTCTCCCTGAACAAAAGCGAGGGAGGAGACCCAGGCAGTGAGCGAGGACCTCAATGCCAGCTCAATGATGAGCGTTGGTACATCCTTTACTCCACCATCGGCTCCTTCTTCGCCCCCTGCCTCATCATGATCCTGGTCTACGTCAGAATCTACCAAATCGCCAAGCAGCGAACCCGCTGCCCTCCAGGGGAGCCAAGGAAGGATGGGGTTGGCTCTTCCACTCCAAGTCAGCCACCGAAACACGTACAAGCCAACGGTAAGGATGAAGAAGAGAGCACACCCCCATCATTAAACAAACACTCAAACGACAGACCCCCCACCCTCGCCATCACTGCCAATTCTGCCCCAGAAGAGACCCCAACTTCCCAGAATCCCAACAACCTCCTGCAGCCTCCATCCCCTTCTCTGCCCATGACTCCTGTCACAACCTCCCTGAACCCGTCTCCTCATGCCCCATCAACCCCCTCCTCTGTGCCTCCTTCTGCCCCCGCCAAGActaagaaagagaagaagaagaaggccAAGCAGGGAAAGAAAAAAGCTGACAATAACAACGGCGACAGCTCGAGCACAGACAGTGACATGGAGCACAGTCACGGAGGAGGCCAAGGCAGCACCAGCATGCCAGGGTCACCCGCAGGAGGGGGGATCCACTCCCCAGCTTCAGTCAAGCGCTACCGGGACATGATGGCCACTTCAAAGGGGTCTCGACTAGTGCCAGGGAGGAAGTCAAAAACAGATAACAACCCCGGGGCGGCGAGGCGGAAAGCGATGGTGAACAGAGAGAAGCGTTTCACCTTTGTGCTGGCTGTGGTTATCGGGGTCTTTGTGGTGTGCTGGTtccccttcttcttctcttaCTCTCTGCAGGCAGTGTGCCCAGAAACCTGCGCCATTCCTGATCCGCTCTTTAAGTTCTTCTTCTGGATCGGGTACTGCAACTCCTCACTCAACCCAGTCATATACACCATCTTCAACAAAGACTTCAGGAAGGCCTTCAAGAAGATTCTCTGCAGGAGCACCAAGGGGACTTTCTTTTAG